The region GCATATTTTTTTCATCATCGATAATTAGCACCTTATGCAGCATGGGATGCACCTTCTTTTTTATCATATAAAAGAGGGAATCTTAAGGAAATCATAGTCCCTTTGTTTCTTTCACTTTGGATATGGATATGTCCTTGATGCAGGGAGATGATTTGGCTTACGATGGACAATCCTAATCCAGTTCCGGTTTCCTTCGTTGTATAAAACGGTTCAAATGCTCTCTTCATAGTATCAGGACTCATTCCAATTCCAGTATCCTTAATATGAATCGAAATATCATCGGCATTACTTTCGGTAGTAATGTAGAGATCTCCCCCTGTTGGCATGGCTTCCACTGCATTAATAATCAAATTGAGAAAAATTTGTTTTAAACGGTCCGGTGCAGAAGAAATCACTTCATACTTGGCCTGAAAGTTGGTGTGTAAATATATATGATGCTCTTTCAAGTATTTATTGGAAAGACGAAGGACCTTTTCTAGAGTCTGATGAACAGAAGTGGACGAAAAAGAGAGATCCTTAGGTTGGGTAAAATCTAAAAATTCATGCAAAACCTTGTTAAGGCGATTGATCTCTTCTTTTAGCACAGAAGTATACTGTTTTAATTCATCTGCCGGATCGATTTTTTCTTCCAGAGTTTCGGTGGTTATTTGAATGATGGCCAAAGGGTTGCGTATTTCATGGGCAATACCTGCCACAAGGGTTCCTAAACTGCTTAAGCGTTCAGACCTTTCTAGAGTTTGCTCCATTTGATGATTCTTCAATTGATTTCTTTCAAATTGATTCATCATATGACCGACCAGTAGAGAAACCATATAAAACAGTACGATTTCAATAATTGTATTGCTAAAATGGGGAATGTGCCACCCCAACATGGCTTGAAGCAGAATTAAAAGGGTGGCTATGACAGAAACAATGATACCTCCCCTAATACGAAAAACAATGGCTGCTAGTATGACTGGGACTACATAGAAGCGGTTAAAACAAAGCCCAGAAATTGTCCATATGTCATTGGCAAAACAGTTTAAGGCGGTCACAATTCCAAGGGTTATCGTAATAAATAAATAAGTATATGTCCTTTTAAATAAGCTCATACGAAATGTCATTAGATTCCCTCCCATTTCATCATAACTGGAAAGAATCTGGGAGTAAATAACTGTTGAAAAATTGTCATGAAGTTGTTAGAAACCATTGAAAAATATGTTCACACAATGTTAATATGTTTTACACTTTTTATCCATTATTTTTTAATCTTTTCCTTCTATAATGATATTTGTCTTTGGAAAATCTGACCAAAGAAAACAGATAGGAGGAATAGATAATGAACAAAAAGGGGTTTCTTTTCACAGCTTTGTTATTGGTAGGAATTCTGGTGTTAGCTGGATGTTCCAGCAGCAATAAGGAAGAAGCAGCTCCTGCCGATAATGCCAATGCCAAT is a window of Microaerobacter geothermalis DNA encoding:
- a CDS encoding sensor histidine kinase: MTFRMSLFKRTYTYLFITITLGIVTALNCFANDIWTISGLCFNRFYVVPVILAAIVFRIRGGIIVSVIATLLILLQAMLGWHIPHFSNTIIEIVLFYMVSLLVGHMMNQFERNQLKNHQMEQTLERSERLSSLGTLVAGIAHEIRNPLAIIQITTETLEEKIDPADELKQYTSVLKEEINRLNKVLHEFLDFTQPKDLSFSSTSVHQTLEKVLRLSNKYLKEHHIYLHTNFQAKYEVISSAPDRLKQIFLNLIINAVEAMPTGGDLYITTESNADDISIHIKDTGIGMSPDTMKRAFEPFYTTKETGTGLGLSIVSQIISLHQGHIHIQSERNKGTMISLRFPLLYDKKEGASHAA